ATTTTGACCTTCTTCAAGGGAAGCGAAGAGGGCGAGGGCAGTCGGGTTGCTCAGTTGCGATGCTTCGGCGCAGATAAATAATTGCGCACCTGCCTGTTGAGCCTGCAAAGTTTCGGCTTTTGTGCTAAATTTCACGTTTATTCTCCTGATTGGAACGGTTGTCGGTTGTTCAGACGGCATGTTGACCAACCGTCCGAACAGATGAAAATCATTGTACTCCATTTGTGTCATGCCGTCTGAAGCCTTATTAATAAATATAGGTTTCCCATAAACCGTATACCACGCTCAATCTTATGATTTACCAAAGAAACTTTATTAAAGAACTTTCCTTTACCGCCGTCGGCATCTTTGTCGTCCTCTTGGCGGTATTGGTGTCGACGCAGGCCATCAACCTGCTTGGCCGCGCAGCCGACGGGCGTGTCGCCATCGATGCCGTGTTGGCCTTGGTCGGCTTCTGGGTAATCGGCATGACCCCGCTTTTGTTGGTGTTGACTGCATTTATCAGTACGTTGACCGTATTGACCCGCTACTGGCGCGACAGCGAGATGTCGGTCTGGCTTTCTTGCGGATTGGCATTGAAACAATGGATACGCCCGGTCATACAGTTTGCCGTGCCGTTTGCCATTTTGATTGCCGTCATGCAGCTTTGGGTAATGCCGTGGGCAGAGTTGCGCAGCCGCGAATATGCCGAAATCTTGAAGCAGAAGCAGGAATTGTCTTTGGTGGAAGCCGGCGAGTTCAATAACTTAGGCAAGCGCAACGGCAGGGTTTATTTTGTCGAAACCTTCGATACCGAATCCGGCATCATGAAAAACCTGTTCCTGCGCGAGCAGGACAAAAACGGCAACGACAACATCGTTTTTGCCAAAGAGGGCAATTTTTCGCTGACCGACAACAAACGCACGCTTGAATTGCGCGACGGCTACCGTTACAGCGGTACGCCCGGAAAAGCCGATTACAACCGCGTTTCTTTCCAACACCTCAGCCTGATTATCAGCACCACGCCTAAACTCATCGACCCTGTTTCACACCGCCGCACCATTCCGACTGCCCAACTGATTGGCAGCAGCAATCCCCAACACCAGGCGGAATTGATGTGGCGTATTTCCTTGACAGTCAGCGTTTTGTTGTTGTGCCTGCTTGCCGTGCCGCTTTCCTATTTCAATCCGCGCAGCGGCCATACCTACAATATCCTGATTGCCATCGGTCTATTTTTGGTTTACCAAAACGGGCTGACCTTCCTGCGCAACGCCGTGGAAGACGGCAAAATCCATTTCTGGCTCGGACTGCTGCCTATGCACATCATCATGTTTGTGATTGCCGTCGTCCTGCTGCGCGTGCGCAGTATGCCCAGCCAACCCTTCTGGCAGGCGGTGGCCAAAAGTCTGACATTGAAAGGCGGAAAATGAACCTGATTTCACGTTACATCATCCGTCAAATGGCGGTTATGGCGGTTTACGCCCTCCTTGCCTTTCTCGCTTTGTATAGCTTTTTTGAAATCATCAACGAAGTCGGCGATCTTGGAAAAGGCAGCTATAACGGCGCAAAATTGGGGCAGTATGTTTTAATGCAGATGCCTGCGCGCGCATATGAACTGATGCCGCTAGCTGTTTTGATCGGCGGCCTGATTTCCCTCAGCCAACTGGCTTCCGGCAGCGAGCTGACCGTTATCAAAGCCAGCGGCATGAGCACCAAAAAGCTGCTGTTGATTCTGTCGCAGTTCGGTTTGATTTTCGCCATTGCCACCGTTGCGCTCGGCGAATGGGTCGCCCCCACGCTGAGCCAAAAAGCCGAAAACATCAAAGCCGCCGCCATCAACGGCAAAATTAGTACCGGCAATACCGGCCTTTGGCTGAAAGAAAAAAACAGTATTATCAAC
Above is a genomic segment from Neisseria subflava containing:
- the lptF gene encoding LPS export ABC transporter permease LptF; the encoded protein is MIYQRNFIKELSFTAVGIFVVLLAVLVSTQAINLLGRAADGRVAIDAVLALVGFWVIGMTPLLLVLTAFISTLTVLTRYWRDSEMSVWLSCGLALKQWIRPVIQFAVPFAILIAVMQLWVMPWAELRSREYAEILKQKQELSLVEAGEFNNLGKRNGRVYFVETFDTESGIMKNLFLREQDKNGNDNIVFAKEGNFSLTDNKRTLELRDGYRYSGTPGKADYNRVSFQHLSLIISTTPKLIDPVSHRRTIPTAQLIGSSNPQHQAELMWRISLTVSVLLLCLLAVPLSYFNPRSGHTYNILIAIGLFLVYQNGLTFLRNAVEDGKIHFWLGLLPMHIIMFVIAVVLLRVRSMPSQPFWQAVAKSLTLKGGK